A genomic segment from Bubalus bubalis isolate 160015118507 breed Murrah chromosome 5, NDDB_SH_1, whole genome shotgun sequence encodes:
- the LOC123327571 gene encoding uncharacterized protein LOC123327571, with protein MVLQAPAAVPRSPPGRTHSSASLEGTAHLLLSRPSETPRLSQPLLPTESRGPRVIVGLEPARSFWLQADAFRGQENAFIYASAPKTSSSLRFSASHTWSSSPHSARFCSSSLFQPLLFTPTAPTAPQCRYLTCQAEVGKWPQLEDTWRACHATFYCWVEALLLFPPQPPWTWSVSFHLISPPALFSELRAQNMQSSKQLAVGISDQPLVPGIQGFRFWAHLPNIAGSWVPLHPLIRQGSPDKSSALEGWGRGGSQAQAHRRRVSAVLSTRPSVGLHRPPTLGRGLLHSAHLSKRSSSRNTPRPPG; from the coding sequence ATGGTCCTGCAGGCCCCGGCAGCTGTGCCGAGGAGCCCGCCTGGGCGCACGCATTCCTCGGCAAGCCTGGAGGGCACGGCCCACTTGCTGCTCTCACGGCCCTCGGAGACCCCAAGGCTCTCCCAGCCCCTTCTCCCCACAGAGAGCCGGGGCCCCAGGGTTATTGTAGGTCTTGAGCCGGCACGGAGTTTTTGGCTCCAGGCGGATGCTTTTAGGGGACAGGAGAATGCTTTCATATACGCGTCAGCTCCTAAAACTTCAAGTTCACTCAGGTTCAGTGCCAGTCACACCTGGAGCTCCTCTCCCCACAGTGCTCGTTTctgctcttcttcactttttcaGCCTCTGCTCTTCACGCCCACTGCCCCCACTGCCCCACAATGCAGGTATCTGACGTGCCAGGCTGAGGTGGGCAAATGGCCCCAGCTGGAGGACACCTGGAGAGCCTGCCACGCCACGTTTTACTGCTGGGTTGAGGCGCTATTGCTcttcccaccccagcctccctggacttggtctgtttcttttcatctgaTCTCACCACCAGCCCTCTTCTCTGAACTCAGGGCCCAGAACATGCAGAGCAGCAAACAGCTCGCGGTGGGTATTTCTGACCAACCCCTGGTCCCAGGGATACAAGGCTTCAGGTTTTGGGCCCACCTTCCTAACATCGCAGGGAGCTGGGTGCCCCTCCATCCCCTCATCAGGCAGGGTTCTCCGGATAAAAGTTCTGCTCTTGAGGGCTGGGGTCGGGGGGGTAGCCAGGCCCAGGCCCACAGAAGGCGGGTCTCTGCTGTACTTTCTACTAGGCCCTCTGTGGGGCTGCACAGGCCCCCTACGCTGGGGAGGGGTCTGCTTCACTCAGCCCACCTTTCAAAGCGAAGCTCATCCAGAAACACTCCCAGACCCCCAGGATAA